The Chryseobacterium wanjuense genome includes a window with the following:
- a CDS encoding translocation/assembly module TamB domain-containing protein, translating to MAKLENNNENENKKSVAGNLGDQVQKAVENAEDVVKETVKEASELASDAIHHPVETAEEFGKQAVKDVTSYSWWAKLLLILFWLGVALVVAVFVIINLPVTKQWAANQALQIVNKDFKAQMSTESVEVNFFGNVKIKGLKIKDYKGLDFITAKEFTANSDWFSLATNIGKNNSLSFNSLTLKNADVKVITYKGDSISNFIRFTQLFDSGKPKDPKKPEFQLNSRLQILDSKVSIVNQNSPGEAGKWLTATNFNLKAPNVKVNGANISALINNMSFVTKRWGKSHLVDTFSTELSMTPKYLSLKDLTLNTDHTLLQGDIKFHLNNGSWADFADRVRWDMNLQQGSQLSGYDISYFVTNWDNFRPFNVSGKMTGPLNSFYLENFLIRNPEVNIATKTMKVKDLLKGKFLIETNNLSTDFTYKDLKAMMPSFISKKMKNFADDFGKLKYNGAARVNPDQVYVSNGNLMTGIGQAKITKFSLTGYSTAMPKYSGLAEVKDLNTSVITKNKSVGLISGRFDINGQSFDVNTMRLTTKSQISSIEIMNKEINNLYLDGLLDHKKYNGLITVNDEQAKATIKGLIDFSTSRISMNVDADVNYLNMNYFTDKPGNQIVSGKVNGKMAMSSINDLALDVEATNINFATATQKYTIPNAKVKTFVEAGGRVIDVDAPGAVNGKISGRYNLGDLAGMVENGLNKILVGPAPRKLYRGQNFAMNFDVQQGLVSYFLPDLKIPQGAKVEGQYDGNSNNLILNVDAASLKYIMTKVQEITEADKALAAANPEYKINERDKITRDSAMVDSLMVRINTANLNEQIFAKISRAVYNKNILKDITLSGRNENNTVLHLATKFKHGNAEDELADQMKEYAINVNQSTNAAGDFVFKFEPTEVKFNDVTWAIDTSPDLNHSITYRKKEGDFDIRNLRVYSDDSALFVKEAQFKSAKDFYVDAEVNNFAIEKLLEMQSGGNSLNIKGLANGSVQIRMDKSTLQPLVDMTIDDIKMNGNDMGDITISATNGYSLNVYDVNVQVNSAGVLGNNSLNLTGTVNNNGSSPVLDLTAEMRDFDLAFAQQFVQTVFGNLRGKATGDLKISGKFSDLDYSGDIALKGFGLKLLFTGVDYSFDDTVIPLTKGLAILNNIEVHDGRTNSKGNISGAIQFETISSMGVNLVMRADNLLMLNTTQKDFDLFWGRVYGQGDLYVDGPVSGLSISTPNMKALNGSTFTFNSGSTSNVEEFKMLRFLKEGKDGLVTLEEKKKTGANMNIDFSLDVDKGTTVNVLIGDDVGNIMVKGAAEKLRFQMSRQGNIAMNGTYRVDNGTFVSKAILNKTFQIEKGSSIRWDGDAMKPALDITANYVRMVSNAGEYLNMGSLQPISILLQANITQSLIDPKVDLNVTALDVSSQVRETLAAKMSQEGEKVLQFGSVLLLSSFNVSNTGGVDVDVAGVAESSGYNMLLKQLGSVLNTMSNEFQIDLNYVKGDQNSNTGDRANAGVSFALSPRIKVKTGLGIPLTKTENTETNYLSGEGTIEYDISKKNDGSLILRGYSKPSNIGMVNGAGSNGTANQAYGGGIVWSKSFNSLFKKKKKDKKVQEPKQEIKTDSTKSGAK from the coding sequence ATGGCAAAGTTAGAGAATAATAACGAGAATGAGAACAAAAAATCAGTAGCTGGAAACTTAGGTGATCAGGTACAGAAAGCCGTTGAAAATGCAGAAGATGTTGTAAAGGAGACGGTTAAGGAAGCGTCTGAACTGGCTTCAGATGCGATTCACCATCCGGTAGAGACGGCTGAAGAGTTCGGAAAACAGGCCGTAAAAGATGTTACAAGCTACTCTTGGTGGGCAAAACTTTTACTGATTCTTTTCTGGTTGGGTGTTGCATTAGTGGTTGCGGTTTTTGTTATTATCAATCTTCCCGTCACAAAGCAATGGGCTGCCAATCAGGCCTTACAGATTGTAAATAAGGACTTTAAAGCACAAATGTCGACCGAAAGTGTCGAAGTGAATTTCTTCGGAAATGTGAAAATCAAAGGACTGAAAATCAAAGATTATAAAGGTCTCGATTTTATTACAGCAAAAGAATTTACGGCAAATTCAGACTGGTTTTCTCTGGCCACCAATATCGGGAAAAACAATTCTCTAAGTTTCAACTCTCTTACCCTTAAAAATGCCGACGTAAAAGTCATTACTTATAAAGGCGACAGTATCTCAAATTTTATCCGTTTTACACAGCTGTTTGACAGTGGAAAACCAAAAGATCCCAAAAAACCGGAATTTCAGCTCAATTCAAGGTTGCAGATTCTTGATTCCAAAGTTTCGATTGTTAATCAAAATTCCCCGGGAGAAGCCGGAAAATGGCTTACTGCAACGAATTTTAATCTGAAAGCTCCCAATGTAAAAGTAAACGGAGCCAATATTTCTGCGTTGATCAACAATATGTCCTTCGTCACAAAAAGATGGGGGAAATCTCATTTAGTAGATACTTTTTCGACAGAATTATCCATGACGCCAAAGTATTTGTCATTAAAGGATTTAACATTAAATACAGATCACACGTTGCTGCAGGGTGATATTAAATTTCATTTAAATAATGGCTCATGGGCTGATTTTGCAGACCGTGTCCGCTGGGATATGAATCTTCAGCAGGGAAGCCAGCTGAGCGGTTATGATATCAGTTATTTTGTAACCAATTGGGATAATTTCAGACCTTTCAATGTGTCCGGAAAAATGACTGGTCCATTAAATAGTTTTTATCTTGAAAACTTCCTGATCCGGAATCCTGAGGTGAATATCGCAACTAAAACCATGAAAGTAAAAGATTTGCTGAAAGGTAAATTTTTAATTGAAACCAATAATCTTTCAACGGATTTTACATATAAAGACCTGAAAGCAATGATGCCTTCATTCATTTCTAAAAAGATGAAGAATTTTGCTGATGATTTCGGAAAACTGAAATATAACGGAGCTGCGAGGGTAAATCCTGATCAGGTGTATGTTTCGAACGGAAATTTAATGACGGGAATAGGACAGGCAAAAATCACGAAATTTTCACTGACTGGCTACAGTACTGCAATGCCGAAATATTCCGGGTTGGCGGAAGTGAAAGATCTGAACACTTCGGTGATTACTAAAAATAAATCAGTTGGTTTGATCTCCGGAAGGTTTGATATTAATGGGCAGAGTTTCGATGTAAATACCATGAGACTGACCACGAAATCCCAGATTTCAAGCATTGAAATAATGAACAAAGAGATCAATAATCTTTATCTGGACGGATTATTGGATCATAAAAAATACAATGGCTTAATTACCGTTAACGACGAGCAGGCGAAAGCTACAATTAAGGGGTTAATTGATTTCAGTACTTCAAGAATTTCTATGAATGTTGACGCTGATGTTAATTATTTAAATATGAATTATTTTACCGATAAACCCGGAAACCAGATCGTAAGCGGGAAAGTAAACGGTAAAATGGCAATGTCGTCGATCAATGATCTTGCTTTGGATGTTGAAGCCACTAATATCAATTTTGCGACGGCAACACAAAAATATACCATCCCGAATGCTAAGGTAAAAACTTTCGTCGAAGCTGGCGGTCGAGTGATCGATGTAGATGCTCCGGGAGCTGTAAATGGGAAAATTTCCGGAAGATACAATCTTGGAGATCTTGCCGGAATGGTAGAAAACGGACTGAATAAAATTTTAGTTGGCCCGGCTCCGAGAAAATTATACAGAGGTCAGAATTTTGCTATGAATTTTGATGTTCAACAAGGGTTGGTAAGTTATTTTCTTCCCGACCTTAAAATTCCGCAGGGAGCAAAAGTGGAAGGTCAGTATGACGGAAATTCAAACAACCTGATTCTGAATGTAGATGCCGCATCACTGAAGTATATCATGACCAAAGTTCAGGAAATTACGGAAGCGGATAAAGCATTGGCCGCAGCCAATCCTGAGTATAAAATTAATGAAAGAGATAAAATCACGCGGGACAGCGCCATGGTCGACAGTCTCATGGTAAGAATCAATACGGCAAATCTTAATGAGCAGATTTTTGCTAAAATAAGCAGGGCTGTATACAATAAAAATATTCTTAAAGACATTACGTTAAGCGGAAGAAATGAGAATAATACGGTTCTTCATCTTGCTACAAAATTCAAGCATGGAAACGCTGAAGATGAACTTGCTGACCAAATGAAGGAATATGCAATTAATGTAAATCAATCAACGAATGCGGCAGGGGATTTTGTCTTTAAATTTGAGCCTACTGAGGTGAAATTCAATGATGTGACCTGGGCCATTGATACGAGTCCGGATCTCAATCATTCCATTACGTATCGTAAGAAAGAGGGCGATTTTGATATAAGGAATTTGCGGGTTTATTCTGATGACAGTGCTTTGTTTGTGAAAGAAGCGCAGTTTAAGTCAGCCAAAGATTTTTATGTAGATGCGGAAGTCAATAATTTCGCCATCGAAAAACTCCTGGAAATGCAGTCCGGCGGAAATTCTTTAAATATTAAAGGTCTGGCCAACGGAAGTGTGCAAATCAGGATGGATAAGAGCACATTGCAGCCTTTGGTAGACATGACCATCGATGATATCAAGATGAACGGAAACGATATGGGAGATATCACCATTTCTGCAACCAACGGATATTCTCTGAATGTCTATGATGTAAACGTACAGGTAAATTCTGCGGGAGTGCTTGGAAATAACAGTTTAAACCTTACAGGAACAGTTAACAACAACGGATCATCACCAGTTCTTGATCTTACGGCAGAAATGAGGGATTTTGACCTTGCTTTTGCACAGCAGTTCGTACAGACTGTTTTTGGAAATCTTCGCGGAAAAGCGACGGGAGACCTTAAAATTTCAGGAAAATTCAGTGATCTGGATTACAGTGGAGATATTGCGCTGAAAGGTTTTGGATTAAAACTGCTGTTTACTGGAGTTGATTACTCGTTTGATGATACGGTGATTCCTTTAACGAAAGGTCTTGCCATTCTCAATAATATCGAAGTGCACGACGGAAGAACCAATTCCAAAGGAAATATTTCCGGTGCGATTCAGTTTGAGACTATTTCTTCGATGGGGGTCAACCTCGTAATGAGAGCCGATAATTTATTAATGCTAAATACCACTCAGAAAGATTTTGATCTATTCTGGGGCAGAGTGTACGGGCAAGGAGATCTTTATGTGGATGGGCCTGTTTCAGGATTAAGTATTTCAACGCCTAATATGAAAGCGCTGAACGGAAGTACCTTTACTTTCAATTCAGGGTCTACTTCCAATGTGGAGGAGTTTAAAATGCTGAGGTTCCTGAAAGAAGGAAAAGACGGCTTGGTAACCCTTGAGGAAAAGAAAAAAACCGGAGCCAATATGAATATCGATTTTTCTTTGGATGTTGATAAAGGAACTACGGTGAATGTTCTGATAGGTGATGATGTAGGAAATATCATGGTAAAAGGAGCGGCAGAAAAACTTCGCTTCCAGATGAGCAGACAGGGAAATATCGCCATGAACGGAACGTATAGAGTAGACAACGGAACTTTTGTTTCGAAAGCGATCTTAAATAAAACCTTCCAAATCGAGAAAGGAAGCAGCATCCGTTGGGATGGTGATGCGATGAAGCCGGCTCTCGACATTACGGCAAACTATGTAAGAATGGTTTCCAACGCAGGAGAATACCTGAATATGGGAAGTCTGCAGCCGATAAGTATTTTGCTACAGGCCAATATTACACAATCTCTTATCGATCCTAAGGTTGATCTTAATGTTACTGCATTGGATGTTTCGAGCCAGGTAAGGGAAACGTTGGCAGCAAAAATGAGCCAGGAAGGGGAGAAAGTTCTTCAGTTTGGGTCCGTCTTGTTGCTGAGCAGTTTTAATGTTTCAAATACCGGTGGAGTAGATGTGGATGTAGCGGGAGTTGCGGAATCTTCCGGATATAATATGTTGCTGAAACAGCTGGGTTCTGTTCTTAATACGATGAGTAACGAATTCCAGATTGACCTTAATTATGTAAAAGGAGACCAGAATTCGAATACGGGAGACAGGGCGAATGCGGGGGTAAGTTTTGCCCTTTCCCCAAGAATTAAAGTAAAAACAGGACTTGGAATTCCTTTAACCAAAACAGAAAACACAGAGACCAATTATCTGTCCGGAGAAGGAACGATCGAGTACGATATTTCTAAAAAGAATGACGGAAGCCTGATCCTGAGAGGGTATTCTAAGCCTTCCAATATCGGAATGGTAAATGGAGCGGGATCCAACGGAACTGCTAACCAAGCCTATGGAGGAGGTATCGTTTGGAGCAAGAGCTTTAATTCTTTATTCAAAAAGAAGAAAAAAGATAAAAAAGTTCAGGAACCAAAGCAGGAGATAAAAACAGATTCTACAAAATCCGGAGCGAAATAA
- the tsaD gene encoding tRNA (adenosine(37)-N6)-threonylcarbamoyltransferase complex transferase subunit TsaD: MSDSIILGIESSCDDTSAAIIKGNSILSNIAANQAIHKEYGGVVPELASRAHQQNIIPVVEKSLTKANIQQNAISAIGFTRGPGLLGSLLVGTSFAKSLAMSLDVPLIEVNHLQAHILAHFIADANPMPPKFPFLCLTVSGGHTMIVLVKDYFDMEIIGKTIDDAAGEAFDKIGKIFDLDYPAGPIIDKMAKEGNPDSYKFNKPKLDNYDYSFSGIKTSVLYFIQKEVKKDPDFIKNNIYDLCASVQKTIIEILMNKLEKAAKDLDIKEVAIAGGVSANSALRKAMQDNQEKLGWNIYIPKFEYTTDNAAMIAMVAQLKFERGEFTDLRTTATAKYDL, from the coding sequence ATGAGCGACTCTATAATTTTAGGTATTGAATCGTCTTGCGACGACACATCAGCAGCTATCATCAAGGGAAATTCTATTTTGTCGAACATCGCTGCGAATCAGGCTATCCATAAAGAATATGGCGGTGTTGTTCCTGAACTGGCTTCGCGCGCACATCAGCAAAATATCATCCCCGTTGTTGAAAAATCTCTAACTAAAGCAAATATACAACAAAATGCTATTTCTGCGATAGGATTTACACGTGGCCCCGGACTTTTGGGATCACTTCTTGTCGGAACCTCCTTTGCAAAATCATTGGCAATGAGCCTGGATGTTCCTTTAATTGAAGTAAACCATTTACAGGCGCACATTTTAGCCCATTTTATTGCAGATGCAAATCCTATGCCGCCAAAATTTCCGTTTTTGTGCCTTACCGTAAGCGGCGGTCATACAATGATCGTTTTGGTAAAGGATTATTTTGACATGGAAATCATCGGGAAAACCATTGATGATGCGGCAGGAGAAGCTTTTGACAAAATCGGAAAAATCTTTGACCTGGATTATCCGGCAGGTCCGATCATCGATAAAATGGCGAAAGAAGGAAACCCTGATTCATATAAATTTAATAAACCAAAACTGGATAATTACGATTATTCTTTCAGTGGAATTAAAACTTCTGTATTATATTTTATACAAAAAGAAGTTAAAAAAGACCCGGATTTTATTAAAAACAATATTTATGATCTTTGTGCTTCCGTACAAAAGACCATCATTGAAATTTTAATGAATAAACTGGAAAAAGCAGCGAAAGATTTGGATATTAAAGAAGTGGCGATTGCCGGTGGAGTTTCTGCCAATTCTGCCCTGAGAAAAGCAATGCAGGACAACCAGGAAAAGCTAGGCTGGAATATCTATATCCCAAAATTTGAATATACTACCGATAACGCGGCGATGATTGCGATGGTGGCTCAATTAAAATTTGAAAGAGGCGAGTTTACTGATCTCAGAACGACTGCTACGGCGAAATATGATCTATGA
- a CDS encoding RsmE family RNA methyltransferase: MKLFYGEIEENKITINDEEQQHIVKVLRMKNGEEIHVTDGKGNLASGKLIIEGKKANIEVAEIKTDLSDFKTKLHIAIAPTKNIDRIEFFVEKAVEMGASEITFLQTEKTERKNINVDKIRKQAIAASKQSLRFHFPVINDLIKIQDFLKNINPEHTFVAHCHENLERIDLKEIPQTDQITFFIGPEGDFSEKEISYLAQNKVKAVSLGNQRLRTETAGIFVAAWNYLRL, translated from the coding sequence ATGAAACTTTTTTACGGAGAAATTGAAGAAAATAAAATAACAATTAACGACGAGGAACAGCAACACATTGTAAAAGTTCTTCGGATGAAAAATGGTGAGGAAATTCATGTGACGGATGGTAAAGGAAATTTGGCATCCGGAAAGTTAATTATTGAAGGTAAAAAAGCGAATATTGAGGTTGCAGAAATAAAAACCGATCTGTCTGATTTTAAAACAAAACTGCATATCGCCATAGCTCCGACAAAAAATATTGACCGGATCGAGTTTTTTGTAGAAAAAGCTGTGGAAATGGGAGCATCGGAAATAACTTTTTTGCAGACAGAAAAAACCGAACGTAAAAATATTAATGTCGATAAAATTAGGAAACAGGCAATTGCAGCGTCAAAACAAAGCTTGAGGTTTCACTTTCCCGTTATTAATGATTTAATTAAAATTCAGGATTTCCTTAAAAATATTAATCCAGAGCATACTTTTGTGGCGCACTGCCATGAAAACCTGGAAAGGATAGATTTGAAAGAAATTCCGCAAACAGATCAGATTACATTTTTCATTGGTCCGGAAGGAGACTTTTCGGAGAAAGAAATTTCTTATCTCGCTCAAAATAAAGTAAAAGCTGTTTCATTGGGAAATCAACGACTGAGAACGGAAACTGCCGGAATTTTTGTTGCTGCGTGGAATTATTTAAGATTGTAA
- a CDS encoding TrmH family RNA methyltransferase — protein MKDLAQTFEYLKQFLTEERLSKIEYFSQESSDFVLPVMDDVYQFRNAAAIIRSVEACAFHKVIAMEEENVFNPNLTVTKGAETWVEVEKMPKNLASLKNIKERGYKILAVSLEKNAVMLPDYQITEPIALVFGTELEGVSQEVIDFADETLAIPMYGFTKSFNVSVAAGICMYELKQKLMKSGIDYKLNEEKLLKMKIRWAVNSMRSGQQIFEKYIRENNIDFN, from the coding sequence ATGAAAGATTTAGCGCAGACTTTTGAGTATTTAAAACAATTTTTAACGGAGGAAAGATTATCAAAAATTGAATATTTCTCTCAGGAAAGTTCAGATTTTGTCCTTCCTGTAATGGATGATGTGTATCAGTTCAGAAACGCGGCGGCGATCATCAGGTCGGTAGAAGCCTGTGCTTTTCACAAAGTGATCGCGATGGAGGAAGAAAATGTTTTTAATCCGAATCTTACCGTAACAAAAGGTGCTGAAACATGGGTTGAAGTTGAAAAAATGCCGAAAAACCTGGCTTCTTTGAAAAATATTAAAGAAAGAGGTTACAAAATTCTGGCAGTATCATTAGAAAAAAATGCAGTGATGCTTCCTGATTATCAGATTACAGAACCGATTGCTCTGGTTTTCGGAACCGAGCTTGAAGGTGTTTCGCAGGAAGTCATTGATTTTGCAGATGAAACACTGGCGATCCCGATGTATGGTTTTACAAAAAGTTTTAATGTTTCCGTTGCAGCTGGAATTTGCATGTACGAATTGAAGCAAAAGCTGATGAAATCTGGGATTGATTATAAATTAAACGAAGAAAAATTATTAAAAATGAAAATCCGTTGGGCGGTGAATTCCATGAGAAGCGGGCAGCAGATTTTTGAGAAATATATAAGGGAAAATAATATTGATTTTAATTAA
- a CDS encoding asparaginase — translation MKRKVLLIYTGGTIGMEKDYETGSLRAFDFGNIFEKMPEMKLMECEVFVHPFAKPLDSSDMGPEEWKIIAHYIQKNYDQYDGFLVLHGTDTMSYTASALSFMLKGLKKPVILTGSQLPIGDLRTDAKENLLTSLYYASLYENDEAVIQEVAIYFEYKLLRGNRTLKYSAEYFDAYASPNYPILGQSGVHLNIIKENLHRDDSDVEFHVDDHISEDVLFWRIFPGMQLSHFKEIPTMKVLILQVFGSGTIFSSEKTRETLQEIRNNGTEIVVVSQCISGGISFGKYENSNIFSKIGAISGKDMTAESAITKAMHLIDNPNYQGSFADHFSKSLCGEISE, via the coding sequence ATGAAACGAAAAGTCCTGCTCATCTACACCGGAGGAACCATTGGTATGGAGAAAGATTATGAAACCGGAAGCCTTCGTGCGTTTGATTTTGGGAATATTTTTGAAAAAATGCCTGAAATGAAACTGATGGAATGCGAAGTTTTTGTACATCCTTTTGCAAAACCGCTTGACTCTTCGGATATGGGACCGGAAGAATGGAAAATTATCGCTCATTATATCCAGAAAAACTACGATCAATACGACGGTTTTTTGGTTCTTCACGGAACGGACACGATGTCTTATACGGCTTCAGCATTGAGTTTCATGTTAAAAGGATTAAAAAAACCGGTGATTTTAACAGGTTCACAGCTTCCGATCGGAGATTTGAGAACGGACGCGAAGGAAAATCTTCTGACAAGCCTGTATTATGCCAGCTTGTACGAAAATGATGAAGCAGTGATTCAGGAAGTTGCGATTTATTTTGAATATAAATTATTAAGAGGAAACCGAACTTTGAAATATTCTGCGGAGTATTTTGATGCGTATGCAAGTCCGAACTACCCTATTCTCGGGCAATCGGGAGTGCATCTGAATATTATTAAAGAAAATCTTCATCGCGATGATTCTGATGTTGAATTTCATGTGGATGATCATATTTCGGAAGATGTTTTGTTCTGGAGGATTTTTCCGGGCATGCAGCTGAGCCATTTTAAAGAAATCCCTACAATGAAGGTTCTGATTCTTCAGGTTTTCGGTTCGGGCACGATTTTCAGCAGTGAAAAAACCAGGGAAACTTTGCAGGAAATCCGAAATAACGGAACGGAAATCGTAGTGGTAAGTCAGTGTATATCAGGAGGAATCTCGTTCGGAAAATATGAAAACAGCAATATTTTCTCAAAAATCGGAGCTATCAGCGGAAAAGATATGACCGCAGAAAGTGCGATCACGAAAGCGATGCATTTGATCGACAATCCCAATTACCAGGGAAGCTTCGCAGATCATTTTTCGAAAAGTCTTTGTGGAGAAATTTCAGAGTAA
- a CDS encoding acyltransferase family protein, translated as MKFRNDISFLRAISVIAVLLYHYNFSFFKGGFIGVDIFFVISGYLMTRIILTGFSKNNFSILDFYKKRVVRIFPALIVMITFFAVVIYFLLPIQFINYTKLYFSSSLFFSNIYYYLNSGYFDSSSKFNFLLHTWSLSVEWQFYMIYPLILIIFKRFYLQEKRKFNLIFLALIILSITSMLIHNIFSNSYSFYMFYPRAWEMMFGGLAFLFANSFDDKSSTFKKNIFYVSLSVIALFIVFTNEHTVKWPSLITLIPVAFTTQILLLNIDIKLFNNKIVKYVGDISYSLYLWHWPFYVLSLYFALNDRIRYRIIFIILSLIFAIISYHVVEKRNYNNKHRLVLSSTAILFILSFAISKLNANYLFNKNMANLISATTDYKYSEQAYKQFSLENKHLAHYQTLKDYNFNNLKINNNKKNIILLGDSHAAMFSQTINNIFKNDKYNLIQATADATYPMINSETPYEGPKDFFNFFFEDYFPKNYNKIDLVIISSNYYGYYKDDLIKKIKFTENYFKKYNIPVIYLGQTDNYPTDFPTHFYLKNDYNVESINTPQLQNKVYAANKLLLKILGNRYINLLDYKIAKVNKDGTPYIYDQNHLTYYGTEQYRSFIVKSLSLK; from the coding sequence ATGAAATTCAGAAATGATATTTCTTTTCTAAGAGCAATATCGGTAATAGCAGTTTTACTATATCATTATAATTTTTCTTTCTTTAAAGGAGGTTTTATAGGGGTAGACATCTTCTTTGTAATTTCCGGTTATTTAATGACCAGAATTATTTTAACTGGTTTTTCCAAGAATAATTTTTCTATATTGGATTTTTACAAAAAAAGGGTTGTACGGATTTTCCCGGCCTTAATTGTAATGATTACTTTTTTTGCTGTTGTAATCTATTTTCTTCTCCCAATTCAATTTATTAATTATACCAAGCTCTATTTTTCGAGCAGCTTATTTTTTTCTAATATTTATTATTATTTAAATTCCGGTTATTTCGATTCATCTTCTAAGTTTAATTTTCTTTTACACACCTGGTCTTTATCTGTAGAATGGCAATTTTATATGATATATCCGCTGATTTTAATCATTTTTAAAAGGTTTTATTTGCAGGAAAAAAGAAAATTCAATCTGATTTTTTTAGCATTGATAATCCTCTCAATAACATCTATGCTTATTCACAATATCTTTAGTAATTCATATTCATTTTATATGTTTTATCCGAGAGCTTGGGAGATGATGTTTGGAGGTTTGGCATTTTTATTTGCAAATTCATTTGACGATAAAAGCAGTACATTTAAAAAAAATATTTTTTATGTTTCTCTATCTGTAATTGCTTTATTCATTGTATTTACAAACGAACATACTGTAAAATGGCCTTCATTAATAACATTAATTCCGGTAGCTTTCACAACACAGATATTGTTATTAAACATTGATATTAAACTCTTTAATAATAAAATTGTAAAATACGTTGGAGATATTTCATATTCATTATACTTATGGCATTGGCCTTTCTATGTCTTAAGTTTATATTTCGCCCTTAATGACAGAATAAGATATAGAATTATTTTTATTATCCTCTCTCTAATTTTTGCGATCATTTCTTATCATGTGGTAGAAAAAAGAAATTATAATAATAAACACAGGCTTGTTTTAAGCTCTACTGCAATTCTTTTTATATTATCATTTGCAATTTCAAAATTAAATGCTAATTATTTGTTTAACAAGAATATGGCTAATTTAATTTCCGCAACAACCGATTATAAATATAGCGAACAGGCATATAAACAATTCAGTCTTGAAAATAAACATTTGGCACATTATCAAACCTTAAAAGATTATAATTTTAATAATTTAAAAATCAATAATAACAAGAAAAATATAATTTTATTAGGTGACAGTCATGCTGCAATGTTTTCGCAAACTATTAATAATATTTTTAAGAATGATAAATATAATCTGATACAGGCAACAGCTGACGCAACATATCCTATGATTAATTCTGAAACACCTTATGAAGGACCAAAAGATTTTTTCAATTTCTTTTTTGAAGACTATTTCCCGAAAAATTATAATAAAATCGATCTTGTGATTATCAGTTCAAATTATTATGGTTATTATAAAGATGATCTTATAAAGAAAATCAAATTCACTGAAAATTATTTTAAAAAATATAATATTCCTGTTATCTATTTAGGACAAACTGATAACTATCCTACTGATTTTCCAACACATTTTTATTTAAAAAATGACTATAATGTAGAAAGTATCAACACCCCTCAATTACAAAATAAAGTGTATGCAGCTAACAAACTTTTACTGAAAATATTAGGCAACCGCTATATCAATTTGCTTGATTATAAAATCGCAAAGGTAAATAAAGATGGTACACCTTATATTTATGATCAAAACCACCTTACCTATTATGGAACAGAGCAATATCGCAGTTTTATTGTAAAATCACTTTCATTAAAATAA